The following proteins come from a genomic window of Flavobacterium crocinum:
- a CDS encoding DUF5123 domain-containing protein, which translates to MKNSKKLIYILSLIGLIVFGEILKSCDNDEFRYKPVEDLFQPKFVLAAPLVKSNSIAVVWYKVNDAASYTVELHLDNYYKSLYKSYTTTDTQILMDDIPYKTQFYIRVRSNHVNGAHNSQWAYTNALTEDRPPFDPILNAVERVNITETDVTVTWAVSSKNPVDSISVQPAQSLELPAIGRKLTADEMSKGEATVTGLEKNTLYNLNIFDNIKPRRYDKPYNQVSFRSAGPSASTIIVTKGMDLDALLRTNNDDPTIPEGTEYFLEAGSLFKITPFTISKGFKLTGGTQGERPQIEMNGNWNIAEGSYLSSLAFENIRFYQTIDASYFFNSGTAWKIDEITFYNCVFNYFKRGFWRHQGNGKYKEIGNFDMSYCTFDQVGGHTGPYGTFAFGSAGADNVKKAVFSNCTFMRDYYQTTDQNRNFKNLWDYGTSAYPIHLEYQNITIYDYAYNRALINIPSAVGSTLIFKNVLLASACGKVIQAIGANTTSTYGNNYTTTNYLLGASAIQGTELGISAQNLFVDPANGNLMIKDSNSPIVTNRVGDTRWLP; encoded by the coding sequence ATGAAAAATTCAAAAAAACTAATTTATATTTTATCCCTTATCGGATTGATTGTTTTTGGAGAAATACTAAAATCCTGCGACAATGACGAATTTCGCTATAAACCTGTAGAAGATTTATTTCAGCCAAAATTTGTGCTAGCAGCGCCTTTGGTAAAAAGTAATTCAATTGCTGTGGTTTGGTACAAAGTAAACGACGCGGCGTCTTATACAGTAGAATTACATTTAGACAATTATTACAAAAGTTTGTACAAATCGTACACGACAACAGATACGCAGATTTTAATGGATGATATTCCGTATAAAACCCAGTTTTATATCAGGGTAAGATCAAACCATGTAAACGGAGCACACAATTCACAATGGGCTTACACAAATGCCCTGACAGAAGATCGTCCGCCTTTTGATCCTATTTTAAATGCAGTAGAAAGAGTAAATATCACGGAAACAGATGTTACAGTAACCTGGGCGGTTTCTTCAAAAAATCCTGTAGACAGTATTTCGGTACAGCCGGCACAGTCATTAGAGCTTCCAGCTATCGGACGTAAATTAACAGCCGATGAAATGTCTAAAGGAGAAGCTACCGTTACCGGTTTAGAAAAGAATACTTTATACAACTTAAACATTTTCGATAATATTAAACCGAGACGTTATGATAAACCATACAATCAGGTTTCTTTCCGTTCTGCAGGGCCTTCAGCTTCTACTATTATTGTAACAAAAGGAATGGATCTAGATGCTTTATTGAGAACCAATAATGACGATCCAACTATTCCGGAAGGAACAGAATATTTCCTTGAAGCAGGTTCCTTGTTTAAAATTACTCCGTTTACTATCTCAAAAGGATTTAAACTGACTGGAGGAACGCAGGGAGAACGCCCTCAGATTGAAATGAACGGAAACTGGAATATTGCCGAAGGTTCTTATTTGTCTTCTCTTGCTTTTGAGAATATCCGTTTCTATCAAACTATCGATGCGAGTTATTTCTTTAACAGTGGAACAGCCTGGAAAATTGATGAGATTACTTTCTATAACTGTGTTTTCAATTATTTCAAACGTGGTTTCTGGAGACATCAGGGGAATGGTAAATACAAAGAAATCGGAAATTTTGATATGAGTTATTGTACGTTTGATCAGGTTGGAGGTCACACCGGGCCGTACGGAACATTTGCTTTTGGTTCTGCCGGAGCTGATAATGTGAAAAAAGCGGTTTTCTCGAATTGTACTTTCATGAGAGATTACTATCAGACAACAGATCAAAACCGAAACTTTAAAAATCTTTGGGATTACGGTACATCAGCTTATCCAATTCATTTGGAATATCAAAATATTACGATTTACGATTATGCTTATAACAGAGCATTAATTAATATTCCGTCTGCTGTTGGATCTACGCTGATCTTTAAAAATGTGTTGTTAGCTTCGGCGTGCGGAAAAGTGATTCAGGCTATTGGAGCCAATACAACTTCTACATACGGTAATAACTATACAACAACAAATTATCTGCTTGGAGCTTCTGCTATTCAAGGAACAGAATTAGGAATCAGTGCACAGAATTTATTTGTCGATCCGGCCAATGGAAATCTGATGATTAAAGATTCTAATTCTCCAATTGTGACCAACAGAGTAGGAGATACAAGATGGTTGCCATAA